The genome window AGAGACGAATCCGACAAAGCGCTGCACTCCCTTCACGTCAGATGGGTGGGACATTTCCAAGACAGCCTTCACTTTTTCAGGATCCGCCTTCAATCCGGTGGAGGACAAGATGTGCCCATGAAAGCGGACCTCTGGCACTTTAAACTGAAGCTTTTTTCTTTATGCTTAGCCTTAGCTTGACCTGTCGGCATCTGACCATCAGGGCCGAGCAGCTTGTGTCATGGTCAcattgtctctctcctcatcactgTCCCCACAGCCCACTACGAGGATGTCATCTGCTATGGGTTCCACGCCACTGAGTCCCATCAACAGCTCATGCTGTTTCCGCTGATACACCTCTGGAGCCACGGAGACACCAAACGGAAGCTTCAACCACCTCTTCCTGCCCCAGGGTGTCCAAAAGGTGGTCATATAGCTGCTGGGCTCGTCGAGCTTGCACTGCAGGAAGGCATCTCTGGCGTCCACGAGCGTGAAGACTCTGGCCTTTGGGCAGCTGTAGAGAACATCCTCCAACGTGGGCATAATGTAATGTGAACGTCGCAGAGCCCGGTTGAGGTGTTTAGTACGCAGCCACATCCGTAGCTGTCTGGTTCTCTGATGATAACCATATTACTTATCCAGTCTGTAGGCTCGGTGACGGATATCATGTGGCCATCTGCTTCGTATTTGTTTAGCTGAGCCTTCGTAGCTGCTTTCATGGCCACTGGTAGATTGCGGGGTGCACACTGGACAGGCTGGATTGCTGCGTCCAACTCAAAGTGGACTTCCCCGGGAACTGACTCAACCGGTGCGTTGAAGACATCATGGTACTTTCTGCTTAGGAGTGTCTCCTTGCTCTCAGGGGCCCAGCCTTGACTTTGTCTATAATGTTAAGATCAGCTGGGATGGAATGAATAAGCCCAAGGCGCTCGCATGTAGAACCTGACAATAATGGCTGTTGACTAGCCTCAACTATTCAACTCAAGGGTGTGTTTCTGGCCACGTAAAAGCACTCGGTCACAAACAGGCCTAAAGAGGTCATGAACTGGCCTGAATACAGCTTCAGCTTGGTGCTACTCTGTGTGAGATTGTCTCTGGCGTTCAGCTTCCTTTTATCTTTAAGGCTCATAACGTTGGATGTGCCCCTTGACTGATCTGGCATTGCTGTGGTTTATTATTAAGTAGCAGAGTGACAAACCACTTTTTTCCTTTTGCCTTCACTGCCCCTATGCACTCGCTAGCATATACATCCTCTGTGCTGTTGTTCCCTTCATCTGTGTTTGTTTCAATGGCGTGCACCTTACCCTCCTTTCTCTTGCTTTTCATGCAGAACCTTGGCAAAGTGATTAGCTATGCAAAAGGATTGGACTTTCTATAGGCTGGGCAGTGTTCTTTTCCTCGTCCATGCAAATGCCATAGAATGGCATGTATTGGGGTTGTCTACTGCAGAGTTGGCTGTAAGTAATTACCTAGCTGTGGCAAGGGGAATTTCTTTACTGGCTGCCTGAATGTAGCATTGACATTGTCCATATGTTGCCTTTCTAGCTCCATGGACCTTATCCGTATATCAGTAAGCTCTGCTGCACGGCATGTCTCCACTGCCAAGACCAGCGTCAGGTCACGTTCTTAGCAAACGTCTGCGATGCTTTATCAGTTATGCCAAGCACAATCTTATCTCTGATCAGTTCATCTCTTAAAGCACCATAGTCACATGTAGCTGTCTTTTCCCTTAACCTAGTGACAAAGCTGTCAATGGACTCCTCGTCCTCCTGTTTGCAACAACCGAACACATAACGCTCGTAGATGACGTCCTTTGCTGGTCTAAGAATGTTCAAGAGCATCAAGAATAAGCATAGCAATCAGCTCGCCAAGTTGTTAGGTTCAAATTGTTGACACGCGTCGCACTCACTTCCATCACAGCTCCAATGCAGCAGCCATACCCCACTGCCTCGCAAACAAGTTGCTGCCTACAGCCTCCATCACCTCAACGTATCCAGTTCGTGCTCCACCCCCGCCTAGCTTCATAACGCAGAGCGAGTGTCCACGTGACATGCACCGAACTGGTGCCACACACTCAAAAAGTGAACCAAGCCTAAACCCACTCTAGCTAAGGCCAATTCCGGCGAAATTTTACTCAAATAAGCATTTGTTTGGTAAAACCAGAACAGGTTACTCTAATTTGCGGAAAGCCTGGTTAGTgatccctcttctgacaccatGTTTGAATGTTAAATGACGAGACAGAGACATTCATGGATCAACAAATCAATTGTTTGTATATATCCACATTGCAGATCCAGATCCCGCCGCAGAAACACCAGTTCAAGGATACGAAACATTTACCAAGCATGCACTGTGCCACTCACTCACAACCTGCTCCGACACGTCACCATAAAACTGCATGTTATCCACTGTCCTTACAATTACCTATTATGTTGATGGCATCTTCATAATGATACATAGCATCTTCCAATCATACATCTCATTTGTATCATATGACAGACATATTGCTCACCAGTCCAGTGGTCAAGGGGAAATGGGTTCCAAGAGAAACATCGCTGCCCTTTTTTCCAACTTCTGAAGTACATTGGACATGAGGAAAGAGCCATCCTTGTTGCCTCTGGCCACAGCCAACACTGCCAGGCTACTATACTGAGAGCACAGTTAAGGGAAATAAAGGGGGGATAATGGGATAAGATATCTAATCCATTTATTATTTTACATGCTctgtagacaacaggtgtagactaacagtaaaatgcttacgtgtccttttccaacaatgcagagttaaaagataaaaacaaatcaaaaataaatggaaatagtgacacgaggattaaataaatacacagtgaaaataacatggttatctatatacagggagtagaaaataacatggctatatacaggaagtagaaaataacatggctatatacagggagtagaaaataacatggctatatacaggaagtagaaaataacatggctatatacagggagtagaaaataacatggctatatacagggagtagaaaataacatggctatatacagggagtagaaaataacatggctatatacagggagtagaaaataacatggctatatacagggagtagaaaataacatggctatatacaggaagtagaaaataacatggctatatacaaggagtaccagtactgagttgatgtgcaggggtacgaggtagctatgtacatataggtttGGGTCACgttactaggcaacaggatagataagacAGTAGCAACAgcatatgtggtgtgtgtgtgtgtgtgttggggtgtcagtgtaagtatgtgtgagtagagcccagtatgtgtgagtgtgtgggtagagtccagtatgtgtgagcgtgtgggtagagtccagtatgtgtgagcgtgtgggtagagtccagtatgtgtgagcgtgtgggtagagtccagtatgtgtgagcgtgtgggtagagtccagtatgtgtgagcgtgtgggtagagtccagtatgtgtgagcgtgtgggtagagtccagtatgtgtgagcgtgtgggtagagtccagtgagtgtgtgggtagagtccagtgagtgtgtgggtagagtccagtatgtgtgagtgtgtgggtagagtccagtatgtgtgtatagagtcagtgcaagagagtttgTGCAAAATAGGGTCAATGCAgggagccatttgattagctatttagcagtcttatggcttgcgggttgaagctgttcagggtgctgttggttccagacttggtgcattggtaccacttgccgtgtggtagcagagagaacagtctatgacttgggtgtgaGAGATTTCCAAACACAGGCCTATTGATTTCAGTGCAAATTTGCCATAAAAAAAATATCACCATTGTTCTTAAAAACGTCAATTGGAGTTGAATCTGGACAATAGTTTGACAAAGGATACAGATTTCCCTGTGGGGGAAAGCTGTGGAACAGGCTGGAGGGTGCAGCTGGCCAAGGATTCCCAGTGAGTCTTCTCACTGAAGTGGGGGAGGCATCACAATACATACAGGttaggtcccaaatggcaccctactccctgtgtagtgcactacttttgaccagagacctgtgGGGACCCTAGACAAAAGTCGTCCACTATAAATAGAAGGGTGCCTAATTCCGGACAAAACAATACTTTCGCTGAAGAGGATAGAAAGCATTTCCCTGACGTGTATCCAGAAATCTATCCATCCAAACACTGTACTTACACATGTAATTACAATGTAATAAAGTCATGCGATTTTACAATAAGTCTATCAGATCGACATCATACAAGCATTTGTAATGGCACATCTGGAACAAGGACTGAGGGGTGTAGGAGATTGGCTGCAGGTAAAGGGCACACAGACCTAAACTCAGGCCACTGGAGAAACCACCAACATCAGCAATTTACACTGAGGGACAATTGAATTGACATGTATTTAATAGAAGGCATTAGTAACAAAATGGTATGGTCAGCAGAGTAGAACGTATTGCCCTTCTATCACAATGTAGTCATTGTCCTTGGtttacatcccaaatggaaccctattccctacatagtgcactaattttgacaagggatatggtcaaaagtagtgcactatatagggaatagggtgccatttgggatatagtTCTAGTGTCTGACTATGGGTACCTACCTGACTGTGGTGAGGCTGTGGACAGGCAGCAGTAGTCCAGCCATGCATGAGGTGATGTGTGAATTCATCACAGAGAGGGATTCTGCTGCTGGtggaacaacagagagagagaggatgatgtgCTCATGAGCGCCCTCTGTGGGCctgggctcagggtcagggcctGGTCATTATGAAACAGGAGCACACTGTCAGCAGACCTGAAGGCAGGCGAGGaccagggcccgtattcataaaacttctcagagtgctgatctaggatcagttttgccttttagatcatagtCACTATTCTATCCTACGTATTCTAGATATACTAAATATTCTATCCATAATGTCTTTATAGCTAGATATTACTGAACTGTTGTGAGCtgggagctaggaacacaagcatttacctacacccgcaataacatctactaaatatgtgtatgcgactaataaaatataatttgatgtTGAACCAGATTAttatggacagggaggacctaatcctagatcagcagtcctactaaagctttatgaatacaggtCCAGGGCTGACTCAAAACTAGATATTTGGTATTCCTTCTGTGTTTACTATTATTGAGCAACGAAGGCTACTTTTGACTCAAAGAAGACAAACACATACCTTTGCAGTGAGGCTAAACTCAGCAGAGTGCTGTAGTGTTGAACGGGATTCTCTGCACTTTGGTGCAGCGCCACTGATACAGTCAAAATGTGACCGAAACGTGTCACGGATCTCCTCACACAGCTTGGAACTGAGGCCTGGAACAATGACAGCACAAACAGTCAGCAAACTCATCATCGCCAATTATGTTATGCTGCCTAGATGACTAGACGTTTCCTATCAGCATAAAGGACATTTCTGTGAAGATCGCTGAGTCACACACCATCAGGGGCCAATTCTCCAGAACCCAAATAAACCACTGTTAGTTCCTATGAGTAAAGCTATTTTGATGAAGACTCTCCATTGTGTTGTTTAATTGGAGCACTAGGTCTATGATGTTTGCTGCTGCCCCATTACAGttcactgacctctgacctcattcCTTCCAAATTAATGTCTTTCAGCCCATGACTGCATTCAAATTAACATTCTTTCCCTTAATGCATTAGTCTTTCGAGCAGAGCCCCATACCCCTGGACCACCAGGGATCAAGGGAGGGCAGGAACAGGTTGATTCCGTGGAGCAGGTCCCAGACGATGACTCACGATGTTCTGTGCCCCCACCAGGCCGCCGGAGCATCAATGAGCAGGTTCATCTTCCACCCCCACAGCTTCCCTTGCACTAAACTATTACTCTCCTCGCCCCAATGCTCATTGTAACCTAGTGGGTTTAAATAGCGTATCATAACAACTCAGACCATTCTGTAAAAGGTATccagggctctacagtgcgagTATTCCACTCGCATTTGCCCCTAAAAATGTATTTGTGCGAACCGGGAAAATGATTTACGAGCACAGTTTGCGAGTAAAGATTACCGTAGGTTGTAATCTATCATTTTTTTTCCACAAGCGGCATGCGCCAACCCCAGTAGGGTTTTCAGTGATGACGCAGTCCAGTCAGAGTGAGAGGAAGGTGAACACTGGAAAAAAGTATCGGTATAGGCTGTAAGTTAACGTGCAGACATCGCTAAAAATGAAGcccattcaattttattttaagcGAATAAGAGACGAGGAGAAAGAGTAATCAGGCGAGGGGGATTCACAAGGTTCAACTAATGAAGCCTCTTCACAAGGTTTACCTGAGGCGTCTAATGTTAGCGAAGCTATCGTGACCCCCGCTGTCACTTCAACGTCCACTGTAGCCGGCGGAGGGAGAACATATAGTTTCATTGCGAATTGGCTCAAAATGTACCCATGGCTAGAGATAGAAAACAATGTAATGTTCTGCAAATATTGTAGAAGACAGAAACAGGCGGGGAACTCGTCCTTCGTGTCAGGAAACCCGCATCTGAAAAGAGATATAGCGCAGCGAAACATAACATCTCGCGGCGGCATATCCAGTGCAGAGATCTGTACCCGTTGAGACAGGAGACACCATAAAGCACGTGTCAGCAGCCTTGAGGAGGCAAGTGCTGCTGTCTGAGGAGAAGAAAAGGAGACAACTGAAAATAAAGATAAACATACAATACTAAATTGCGAAAGAACCTTTAGTCAAATTTGGTCGGACAACAGACTTCGGAACACTCCCATGCCATTGGTAAATTGTTTCTCTTTATAGGCTTTATTTTTGTTTAAAGTTTAATCATTATTCGTAATGGAGATAGAATTTATTTTGAAAGAAATACTTTTGTATAATTGTTTTTTTGTGTTGTCCATTCGAGGTGTTTTGGATGCCACCAAGGCCGCATTTCGTGCTGTTTGCCCAGAGGAATCCTGGAGGAAGAAGTGCGTCTCCTTCGGGGCAGATGGTGCCACCGTGGGGGAGTGATTGACCAActgcagagagaggcaggggggcaTATAATTCCAATCCACTGTATGCCACATATATTTGTAACTAATAAATTATCTGATTTAGTTTTATTTGCTAGCAGATAATGTTAAAcaatactgtgtgtgtctgtgtgcgctaAGTGTTGGAATGGTATGGTAAATTTGCACACCGTCTAGCGTCAAGGGAACTCGCTGGATCCCCCATGTCCACAGAGCCCTCAAAGTGTTCCTGCGGCATGGACAAGACAAGGACCTTGCCACTGACGAAGGCCAGTACTCCGTTctgcaacacatcaacaacagaggAAGTTCAAGGGCGTGCAAAGAAGGTCAGTTTTACACAGGAAATGTAATACAACactagttaaaaaaaataaaaaaataggtcCAAGACTCAAATGAACTTTCAGAATCAAGTAATTTACAGGTGATAGTTTATTTACTCACTACTTAACAGATAAAGTGGGAAATGGAGAATGCACGTGTGTATTCTGCCATTTTCTCTGACAT of Salvelinus alpinus chromosome 4, SLU_Salpinus.1, whole genome shotgun sequence contains these proteins:
- the LOC139572954 gene encoding uncharacterized protein isoform X2: MVWIFSSMPPAFALSFSASSLVTVFLNSDVAWGRIRSFLCRNGVLAFVSGKVLVLSMPQEHFEGSVDMGDPASSLDARRWSITPPRWHHLPRRRRTSSSRIPLGKQHEMRPWWHPKHLEWTTQKNNYTKASVPSCVRRSVTRFGHILTVSVALHQSAENPVQHYSTLLSLASLQSRIPLCDEFTHHLMHGWTTAACPQPHHSQ
- the LOC139572954 gene encoding uncharacterized protein isoform X1, encoding MVWIFSSMPPAFALSFSASSLVTVFLNSDVAWGRIRSFLCRNGVLAFVSGKVLVLSMPQEHFEGSVDMGDPASSLDARRWSITPPRWHHLPRRRRTSSSRIPLGKQHEMRPWWHPKHLEWTTQKNNYTKASVPSCVRRSVTRFGHILTVSVALHQSAENPVQHYSTLLSLASLQSSRIPLCDEFTHHLMHGWTTAACPQPHHSQ
- the LOC139572954 gene encoding uncharacterized protein isoform X3 — protein: MVWIFSSMPPAFALSFSASSLVTVFLNSDVAWGRIRSFLCRNGVLAFVSGKVLVLSMPQEHFEGSVDMGDPASSLDARRWSITPPRWHHLPRRRRTSSSRIPLGKQHEMRPWWHPKHLEWTTQKNNYTKASVPSCVRRSVTRFGHILTVSVALHQSAENPVQHYSTLLSLASLQRP